CACTTACTTTGGGAGGTCCTCAGGTTCTGAGTCTATATTCACTTCTGGGGCAATTGCGTCTGCTTCTCTCCCTCAACTTGAGTAATCATCCTGTCACCACACATTGTCTATTCTCACTCTTAAATATCTCTCAAATCTCTGTATTTTAGTCCATCTTTACCATCACAATCCTTGTCCAGCtcaccatcatctctcatcttTTTCGTATAACAGCCTCATAACTGGTCCTTTTCTATCTCTAATCTTATCCTCTCTgatctcagttttcttttaaaacagcAAATTGGGTCAGTCGTTTACCTGCTTAAACCCCCTAAGTAACTTGTCAACACTCATAGAAAATGGTCCCCCAACTCTAGCATGCCCATTAGGCTTCCAGACCTGCCTCTTGCCTCCCCCTCTGGCTTCAGCTCTCACTCATCCTTCCACCACTCTCCTCAACTAGACACAATGGGTTTGGAGTTACTCAGTGCTCCATTGTCAGGACTTCGAGCACGCTGGGTCCTCCGCCTGAAACCTCCCCACCATGTTCTCTAGCCTAGGTGGCCGCCCTCTTACTTCCTCCAACAGCATCTTTCTGTAACACtcacacttttattttaaaatctgtatcCTCTGTTCGATGAGAAAAAGAATTATCTGTATTGCATTTACCTTTTAACACACAGTACACATTCAAATGTTTGTTgactagatgaatgaatgaactgcctTCAATTTTTCTTATGCTCACTTTTACTCCTTTGGTTCAAATGCTTTGATctgtatgatggttaattttatgtgtcaacttggctgggccgtgggatgcccagatatttggtcagacATTATTCTCACTATTTCGGTGAGGGTGTTTTTTAGACGagtttaatatttaaatcaataGACTGAGTCAAGCAGACTGTTCTTcctagtgtgggtgggcctcatccaatcaggtgaaagcctgaatagaacaaagagaCTGACTTCTCTGAGTTAGAGGGAATTcatcctgcctgactgcctttagCTGGGACATGGGCTTTTTCCTGTcttcagactcaaactgaaacatctGCTCTTCCTGGATCTTGAGCCTGTTGGCCCCTGAATTGGAACTACACCATTAATTCTCATGATTCTCAGGCCATTGGACTCAGGCTGGAACTACActgttggctctcctgggtctccagcttgcacaCACACCGTGCAGACGTTAGGACTGGTCAGCCTCcgtaattgtgtgagccaattccttataataaatctctttaatatatattatatctatttatacaaaatttatatttatatataatatatttatataatttatataatatatttatattttacatatatatatacatgcacaccctattagttctgtttccctggagaacctTGAGTAATACAATCTGCCAAATAATATTTGGTGTTGGAAATTTAGCAAGAAGTAAATCAGATTCATAgttaataaaacataaatatttactacctgcCACTAGCAGCAATTTTCTAAATTTAactcattttgaattttattttcatttctctgtttaaaAGTTGCCCAAATCCAGAAGGTTATCAGCAAAAACAATGATGAAAATCAAGAGGCATCAATAAGCTGCAAACTGGGCAAATCCATCTTTGAGGGGGTGTCACTTAGTGATACTTACACTGCCAACTAGTTCATGTGCACGTCAGTTTTTCTGAAATTCATATTTCAGAACTAATGTTTTAAAGAGTAGTTAGGTTCTCCGAATAGCCCAGATTTTCAAATCTGTAATGTAGCTAAACTCTTCTAGAGACCTACCTGAGTTCTGAGCCTGGTGAAAGATGTTGCTgagcagagaaaggaagaatgtgAGAAGAATAAGCAATTCCTACCTTTTCTCTAGTCATATGGTGGGTCTTGTTTATGTTCCATAAATAAATGTCCTGTTGAAATCTGGTGGCATTCCTAATTCCTGCTTCCACTGTTGAATTATATCCGGCATGAGAATTCAGATCAGTTCATCAACACAAAAACgtttgagcacctgctctgtggtAGGTTCTTTGCTTAGTATTGAGAAGATATGTATGTCTGCTCCCAAAAGAAGAGAGtagaaaaataggaacaaaagaaatgaagagtaaaTTCAATGGCAACTTTTCTGGTCTTTCTAGAAGACCAGAAAAGTCTTCTGGTCACTCTATTTGCCTTCATTTCTCTCTAACTCATTTTCAGATCCTAGTCAGGGAGGATGGGAATAGCTCAGATCCATGCCAATTATCTTTATGTGAATGTTCATGTGCTTAATGAGGATCACCGGCTTAACGGCAGTTTACGGGAAAGAGACTTAGGGCATTTAGATAAATGAAAATTCAGTTGAGACAATGATGTGACTGAGCTGCTAAAACAGCTAGCAATGCTCAATGTTTTTCCCCATTTGCAGAAATAGTGTCTAGATCAAAGTAGATGACAGCTTTACCATTGTATTCTTTGTTATATTATTGCTGAAAGATCTTGGATATTTAGCCTGGAGTAAGACATGACAATTAAGACACACTTTGAAACTTTCTTCAAACATTTGGTCCTTTGTTTGTCTATGAATGAAAAACCCGGAAAAATGAGTGAAAGTTACAGATGTGGTCTTACTGTTAAGAACTTTCTAGCAACCAAAGCTATAGAATGAAGAAATGGGTTGGCCTGGGAGATCTGAGTAAGTACAATGATCTCTGTCATTGGAAGTGATCACGAAAGGATGGGACATCTGTCAAAGATGATCTAGAAAGAATTATTCTATTGGTTGCAAGTTGAATTAGATGATCTTTAGTTATCTCCTTGAGATCTAAAGTTCCATGATTTTAGATTTTAATAAGTTGTAGACTGTTTACCTGTGGATTGGGCAGACACTTCAATgacatgttattaaaatttttatagcaTGTCCAATAACAtcatcacacaaaaaataaactcagaaatttcattgaataaatattaaCACAACAAAGTATACATTTTGGTACCCAACCAAACCTAGGATATGCGGtatttaataaacataaaattttctTTGTACTTCAAATCTTACATGGTATAAAGACCTACTATAACATTCATAAATCTGGATTATTTTAGCCTAGAAAAATAGCATAGGGTCTTTAAGGCTATTGAATACTAATTCCTTTCACTATACAGTACCTTCTATTTctgcctttattatttttttgtttctgttttgttttgtttgctgaaaATATCATCATTACAAGTCAGTACAACAATAAATTTTGTTAAACTCTTGCTTTTAAGTACTTGGAAACTGAGTGCTTATTCTGAAGTACTCCAGggagttcttttatttattttttcttcctgtccATTCTTTGTTTCTAATAAAAGGTTAAGACTAAAATAGTTCTCCTTCAGAAATGTACAAGAACATATTTAACTTAGTTTTGgttcctaaaatttagtgagGAATGAAAATGATATGATATAAACTTTCTGCATGTTCCTCTcaatattatttttctccaacaacgacttttcaaatatttaaagttcTGTGAgactctttttattttcatcatcgATATTAATAATATGTTAATAAAATATCTTGTACGTAATATGTGTCTGTTGGAATCCCATCAAAAATGAGCCTAGTTCTCTCCTTAATATAGTAAGTATAAGTTTCTTTTTTCGGATGGGAGAGTTGATCCATGGCATCTTCATCCTTCCTGGGTAGCTACTTGCTTCTGTGGCACCTATGGCCTCTCAATTCCTTTTTTGATGAAGCTGTTTAGGTCGGCCAGGGGAAGCCACCAGGAAACTCCCCCAGTTGATATCCTGTAGGTAAACGTCAGCAGCAGCCAAAGGTTTTTCCTGGGTTGAACAACGTTGACTCCAATGACCCAAGTAGGGTTCCTACAATTTAATCTTTTACTCCTATCCCTGCAGCCAGTTTTTTGTTTTGAAGTAATTTTAATTACTCTCAAAGCTCTCAAAGCCTTGCTGCTTAGACTCAGTGAATGAAGCATCATTTGAAAAGACATAAGTAGACCATCAGTATCatggcaaaagaatgaaacactgattttttgtttgtttttttttataattttatttatttgtttttcccccaaagccccagtagatagttgtatgtcatagctgcacatccttctagttgctgtatgtgggacacggcctcagcatggccagagaagtggtgcgttgctgtgagcccgggatccgaacctgggccgccagcagtggagcgtgcgcacttaactgctaagccacggggccggccctgattttttttttcagtgaagtgaaaagtttctttgaaaatatttcattgcAGTAGACAAGCAGGATGAACAATAATATTATTAGCTCCTGAAAGTGTCGAAAAGCCTTCCTTCACAGATTGACAGTGGGGTTTATCAGCTCAGCTGTCAACAGCTTGTCCCTCATTTAGTCTTTGGGTGAAAAACACAAGTAATACCGTCTTGAATAGTCCAAGCTAAGTTGAGAAACCGTCTATCAAAGATGTTGTAAAAATTCCTGCTTTGGATGGACGGTTGGATGTTATTAACCTTCATGGTTTCTTTTAACCCTTAATTCTCCTTAATAATGataaagatacattttttttttctaaataggaAAGTTGGTCCATGTGACTTTTGGACTCTAATAGAATTGTTAAGaggtaaaatgaaaattaaactttTCTGTGTTTCAAAGactagcctctctctctctccctctgtctctctctctctttagtaGCTGTCTGATAAATTGTTTGAGCATTTCtgcaaagagaaattaaggaaaaaaggaaattaaaaattttccttaaaaattaaggaaaaacgTCTCTATATTTATATTCTCtttatattaagagaaaaaaatctctgagaGAACACCTCTCTATATACACCACAGGTTAATTCACAGTTTGGGTTGCTAGTGACTGGAAGCCATTGCCTGAGTGATAGCTTCATGCTTCAGTGTTAAAAATTAGAATGAGGCCAATTCTAGTGAATAGAGGTCCACACGGATGATTGCTGCTTTTGTTGGTTCCTCTAGTACCAAGTCTAAGAATAGAAAAAACGTTACAACACAACAGAACCATCTTCTACCGCCATCTTTCCCTTCAGCATAAATTGAGGTGTGTGTTTGATGGAGGGAGGTGAATCGTATTTCTTCTCACCATCCCTCAGTAAAGGAGTTTAGTCCCATTATACTATTGGAAAATATATTGGAgagcatatatttaaaattaatttaaaaggtaAAGGGTTTTTAATACCTTTTAATATAAGcaaaaattgattttattaaaatgctTTCAGATATTACAATACAATGATTTATTTACCACTCCAAGTCTGTATCATGAATATAACTTCCTTTCCAAGTATATcgatttttttatgtattttggaagtgGAAAAAGAACCAAAGCAGTATACCAAAACTCTTGTCACTATCCGTCTTAAACAGAACCAGGTCCACATTGTCAATGGAGACTATTTAAAaacagtagaatttttttttcaaaggggTAGGATTAACCAACTAGAAGTGCTTCTTAAACAACAAAGGACAGGTCATATTTTACTAAGCTGTGTTTTGCTGAGTTGAaacatgaaatgtcaaatatttataataaagtatTCAAAGTTAAGTACACTGAGTcattaaaatatctgaaatattgAAATGGATTATCAACCTTATCGGAGTCTTTGTATAACACAGAAGTATTTATTGTTAACATGGAAAACTTAAAAGGTGTATTTCTCTTTAGATTCAGAGCCCAAATAGaattgatttaaaatttaaagcaCTTCTAGTTAGAAATTTCAGCATTTTAAACATGGAGCAAAAATCATATTTGTTACTCTTTTCTTGCACATTTTTCTATAAAGAACTTTCTTACTCCAAAGTGTTTAATTGAACTCAGAATAAATGCCTCTgccaaaaatttaattttgacgCTGTTTCGCTCTTACATTGATGCTCATTCTGAGTACTATATTAAATTATAGcaataattatatgtattttttctagCTTATGGTATGAAGTATATTGCATTTTTTTGGTGTATTATTCTTATACTCAAGATTCTCTGCCTTCAGATGAGGAACTCTATTTCAGAGTACCGCTTGATATAAAGACCATCATCTGAGGTTTAGAACTAGGTTGATTGTCACTTATACGTCTGATATAAGTCCCTTGTTATTTTCCACGGAATAAAAAGGCAACATGAGTGCTTTTCCTACTAATGTCTGTCTTTTATACAGCTCCCCTTGCAACTGTGATAGTGGAAGGGAAGAGCAATACAGATTGTAAGGTGAAATCCACAGAAGACCCAAAATCCCTCTGGTCAGTAGACGGAGGCATGACAGCATCATGTTAAGAACAGACCCTGCGGTCCAGTGTACTTGGATTCAAGTCTAAAAGCTCAACGGCTGTATGACTTGGTCACTTAACTTCTTTGGGCTTCAGTTTCattgttctcatctgtaaaaggagggtTGTGAGAGGTTTAAGtaaatgtgggtgtgtgtggatacatatatatatatatatatatatatgcacttaaggtgcatatatatatatcatatatgataTGTATGTATTATCttaagatatatgtatatatttacttaagatatatatatgatatatttatatttaagatatatggatatatacacatatttacttaagattttatatatatataatagagcAGTTCTTGGCAGGTGGTAAGTACtacttaaatattattatattgccTTATCATTTCTATATCTGAATTACTAATGAGTAACAGAATTGATTGATCTGAtggttctttcctttctctgctttttctttaaaGGTTCAAAGTTGCAACAAAATGTCACTTTTAAGAAGTTGAGTAAACACAGAATGAGAAGCCCTAGAGCAAGTTGCTGAGTTAATAGACAGGATCATCACTTTTTGAATACATATGAACCAGCTCCTTGTAGAACTAGCAGAGGGCCTGTTAATGGCCTTTTGTTTTAAGGATGTGGATTGATATTCCAGGGACAGGACTGATGAGAGCCCTCCTAACAACTGCCTCTCATAGCCTGTTACTGAAACAGCAGCCTTGCAAGCAAGTATAATCTCACATAAATCAAAACACTAGAATGTGAGCTTCATAAGGACAGAGACTTTGTGTTGGGTCACTGCTGTATCTGCAGTGGAaaatagtaggtgttcaataactatttcttgaatgaattgaatgaatgaaaaccttGACCTTTCCTTTAAAGAGGATTAAcactaaaagcaaaacaaaaatatagcAGGGTTTCCTGCTTCCTGTTGGATTTCTGACCCTCAGAATACTGGTAAGCAGGTAAGCAGGGCTGAGAAGCAGCATGTGAAGGGCATGAGGACAAATACATACACGAAGGAAGTATTTAGAAGTCATGAATTTGGTTAGTATCCACAGGAATGTGTGGTGTGGAGTGGTGCCTAATGTAATTCGGATTCATGCGCATGTGTCACATTtgagttacaaatattttgttgagtatctGCCTAACTCTAGTGTCAATACTTACACTTTTTTCTTCCCAGGGTTTTCAGAAATCTTTTACCTGTGGTCAAATGTCATCAAGTGACACTTTTCTTAAGTGAAACTCTGCATacatttagcttatttttaaCAGTTTCTAATCAAGCTTTGATGGGCTAAAATAATCAGTTTGACATGATCCATTTCATAGGTGGAGTTGACTATATAGCATTACTTATAATTTAACTCACAACCTCAGATAGTGGATTAAGATAATATAAGATTCTTGGAACTATGCCTgacttaaatataaataatatttgtttttacagccatagcaaacattttttgaaaacagaaagaagTCCCTTTTTATAACATAGGCAAGCTAATAATCTGAATAGGAAAGAATTCATTTGTACACACTGTAAGTTTTCCTAATTATCTAGGTAATGAAAACTGAGAAGCTATTAGTCATCCTTGGCTAAGCCATACTCAATTCTACTTGTcttttctaaatataataaaagCAGCAAACAACCTTAAAGTACATTATTAATTGATTAGAGACGATTTCTTAAAATGGTTTACATCATCTCTTTTAACTTTGGAGCTTCCAGACATTAACAATGAGTCACCAAAAAGCTATCATTGATTTATAATGCGCATTACTACATCAGGCTTGGACAAAGAACTCTGTGTGggcccagaaagaaaaagaaaaatgtttacaaatgaGCCATGGCAGAAATACACTGAAAACATATACCTGTATTCACAGAAAACAGTTAGGCATAACGCCATTAGGGCGAACATTCAGGTTCATTTTATTCCAAGGAACTGTTCCTACTCTTGAAGCTCCTTGTAGAAAAAAGTCCTTATGGTTAGAACACTATTGAGGGTGGTATAATTTTGCTTGGCCCTTGGACATGTAAGGTAAACGTTTTACATTATTGCACACTAACAAAAATTTACAGCCATAGAAAACACAGGATCTGATCAACGTTAACACATTGGGGGTTTAAGGCTAACCCACATTGGAAAGTAATCATTTCCAGGATGGAGATCAAATATCAACACAGTGTCTGTCACTTGTCTGAGGTGCCAGAAaagatttcttatttaaaaatcgATTTATAGGATGTATTTTCACATTtgtcaatttcttttcacatgtgTGCTAGACGGAGGCACTTTAAGAGTTATTAACTGTAGTTTCAGGAGTACAAGACAGTTTCAGCAGTCGTTGGTAAAGACGGCaaggaattaaaatgaaattggattaaaaagaaagtaaacaaatcattaaatcagaaaatttccccaaatcttttaAAACTCATTAGTTTCTGATTGGAAGaacttcctcactaaaaaaataaaataaaatagtagctATCACCCACCAATGCCCAAATAAGTGAATACTACAGCTTTCCAATGTTAAGGTATAATGGTTTTGCTGTTTGGGTTCataaaccttttaaaatattgacCAGTTAAGTACTTTGAGTTATGTTTCgagtaatatttcaaaatattataatgCATAGGTTCCAAATAGtcagaaaaactaaaatgttGAATAAAACGTGTTGGAAGAGTTTAGTAAAAcgtataaaaattaaaaggctaaaaaaaccCATTCCGTTTTAAACGTGTAAAAATAAATCGCATTCATTCGTGGGaatcagtgactttttttttttttctggtcttaGTTAGTTGGTACGTACTGCACCCGCCACAGCACGTTGGAAAGCAGGTCCTGGTACACGCTAAGGAATATCCAACCAGGTAAATACATCAGGGTGATGAGGCCCATGAAATTGAGCGGGTAGTGGGAATAGTCCCAGGAACAAGCGCCGCAGGTGCGGAGTCCCAGACCCCAGGACAACTCCCAGGCGTAGATGAAGATCACGTAAATGGGCACCCGCTGCCACGTGCCCCAGCCGCGACTGTAGTGGAGGTGGAAGTAGAGCTTTTCCACCACGAAACTGCAGCTGCCGTACATAAAGAAGGACCAGAGCGACGTGTGGCCGCTGGTTGCTCCGTCCCCTCGCCCCAGCACGTTAAAGAAGAAGGTGAAGAAGATCTCATCCAAAAAGCCGTGCATTCCGAAGAAAAGAAAGCGGAGCAGGTCCGGTAGCCCCTGGCTGGGGGCTCCTCTGGCGCCTCTGGGGCCGCGGGGTCGTCGCCGCCGGCCACCGGCCGCCGCAGGGGTCCGGGCGCCCAGGGGGGCGGGAGGCACGCCCcgccgccgctgctgctgctgctgtggccGCTGGTACCGCAAGCGCAGGAAGCGCTTCAGGAACACTTGGCAGTGGTAGAGAGCCAGCACGTACTGCAGCGCCAGGTCCAGCGCCCCCGGCGCGGCCGCGCCCCCCGGCCCACCGCCCAGGCTGAGCAGCAGCGCCTGTCCCGCCAGGGTCTGCAGCCCCAGGTGGGCCGAGGGGTACAGGAGGAAATTGAAGACGAAGGCGCTGGGGCAGCGCCGCTGCTGCAGGTAGACCTTCTCCAGGGCGAAGTGGGTGAGCGAGTGCAGGAGGCAGCGGTAGGGCGAGGAGAAGCCCAGCATCCGGAGGTCCGGGCTGCGAGCGAAGCGCCGCGCCGAGGACAAGAGCACGTCCAGGGTGATCCCGTGCATCCCGTAGAAGTAGAGGCGCATCCAGGCGGGCAGCGCGGCGCCCTCGGCCGGCGCTTCAGCAGTGGACAGCGGCTCCGGGCGGCCGGCGGCAGCCTCGCCTCCCCGCCCGCCGGGGGCCCCCGGACGCCGCGCCGCGCCGCCCCTCCGCGCCCGACCCTCGCAGTCCGCGTCGCTGCCCGCCATGGGCTCGGTGGCTGCCCGGCCGCCCgagcccgcgccgccgccgccgggtgCGCGGAGCTGCGGGGCCGAAGGGCCGAGCCCCGCGCCGCCTCCCGGCCGCTGCCGGCCCCCGGGGGGCGCACAGGGAGCTCCGTCCCGGCCGCAGCCCGGCGGTAGCGGGAGCTGGTGCGCTCGGCGGGCGCGCGGGCCGCCGGGCTCGCGGAGTCCCCCCGCCGCGGCCCCGCTGCGCCCTCCCCTCCAGTCCCGGGCGAGGTACCGCCGGCCGGCGCCCGCGCTCACCCTGCGCGGCCTAACCGGCGCCGCGGCCCGGCGAGGGGCGGCGGCGCGGGGGCTGCGAGGAGAAATGCGGAGGCTGGTGCAAACCCCATCGCCTCCGCGGCTCAGCCCCGCCGCCTCCGCTGCGGGCTCCGGCAGCGTAACGCCGGCAGAGACGCCCCTTCCCCCGGCCCTCCCCATGCCCCTCTCCGCCTGCCTTGACCTCTCTCGCCTCGCAGCCCCTCCCCGTCCGGCCCTCCCGGCTGAGTCCCGCGGGGGGTCCGCTGAGGAGCGCCCGGCCCTGCTTCTCCGCCCCCTTCCCCCGCTCTGCACTCGCAGCCCGGGCCGTGCGGGCGGCGTTTGCTGGGGCGGAGGCACCGGGTAAAGAAATACCTAACAGGTGTGACTGCCAGCTGATGGGCATCCCCTGTATCGCGGAAACCAGGGCCAGCGCCAGGGCCTGGCTGGCGGAGACGAATGGCCGAGTGCCACAGACTGGAGGCCAGGCCGGAGACCAAACTATGGTGCTGTGGAGTTAATGTTATTCAAAGCCGGCTGTGTCCCAGTCCCAGAGAATAAGCACCAGACTCCACGCCTGCCCGGCCCAGCGTTCCCCTGCATCCG
The nucleotide sequence above comes from Diceros bicornis minor isolate mBicDic1 chromosome 3, mDicBic1.mat.cur, whole genome shotgun sequence. Encoded proteins:
- the TMEM229A gene encoding transmembrane protein 229A; amino-acid sequence: MAGSDADCEGRARRGGAARRPGAPGGRGGEAAAGRPEPLSTAEAPAEGAALPAWMRLYFYGMHGITLDVLLSSARRFARSPDLRMLGFSSPYRCLLHSLTHFALEKVYLQQRRCPSAFVFNFLLYPSAHLGLQTLAGQALLLSLGGGPGGAAAPGALDLALQYVLALYHCQVFLKRFLRLRYQRPQQQQQRRRGVPPAPLGARTPAAAGGRRRRPRGPRGARGAPSQGLPDLLRFLFFGMHGFLDEIFFTFFFNVLGRGDGATSGHTSLWSFFMYGSCSFVVEKLYFHLHYSRGWGTWQRVPIYVIFIYAWELSWGLGLRTCGACSWDYSHYPLNFMGLITLMYLPGWIFLSVYQDLLSNVLWRVQYVPTN